A genomic window from Streptomyces sp. 846.5 includes:
- a CDS encoding DUF899 domain-containing protein, whose product MSLPEIVTREQWLDARKELLVREKEFTRARDALNADRRRLPMVRIDKQYTFESAHGPAGLADLFGGARQLIVQHVMFDPAWEDACSGCTAGIDEIPDALLAHLRIRDTEFALISRTPLEKIEKYRARRGWSMPWYSSYGSDFNYDFHVSLDPAVAPVQYNYRDAAELARAGADWMLEGPSEQPGMSCFLRDGDAIFHTYSTFARGSEQLGGSYAFLDMTALGRQEVWEEPKGRSDKPRAANPTFAE is encoded by the coding sequence ATGAGTCTGCCGGAGATCGTCACCCGCGAGCAGTGGCTCGACGCCCGCAAAGAACTGCTGGTCAGGGAGAAGGAGTTCACCAGGGCGCGGGATGCGCTGAACGCCGACCGTCGGCGGCTGCCGATGGTCAGGATCGACAAGCAGTACACCTTCGAGTCGGCGCACGGGCCGGCCGGACTGGCCGACCTGTTCGGCGGCGCCCGTCAACTGATCGTCCAGCATGTGATGTTCGACCCGGCCTGGGAGGACGCCTGCTCCGGTTGCACGGCCGGCATCGACGAGATCCCCGACGCGCTCCTCGCCCATCTACGGATCCGCGACACCGAGTTCGCCCTGATCTCGCGCACTCCGCTGGAGAAGATCGAGAAGTACCGGGCCCGCCGGGGCTGGTCGATGCCCTGGTACTCCTCGTACGGCAGCGACTTCAACTACGACTTCCATGTCTCGCTGGACCCGGCCGTGGCGCCGGTGCAGTACAACTACCGCGACGCAGCCGAGTTGGCGCGGGCCGGCGCCGACTGGATGCTGGAGGGTCCCTCGGAGCAGCCCGGAATGAGCTGCTTCCTCCGGGACGGCGACGCGATCTTCCACACCTACTCGACCTTCGCCCGCGGCAGCGAGCAACTCGGCGGCTCCTACGCCTTCCTGGACATGACCGCGCTCGGCCGCCAGGAGGTCTGGGAAGAGCCCAAGGGCCGCTCGGACAAGCCGAGGGCCGCCAACCCGACCTTTGCGGAGTAG
- a CDS encoding maleylpyruvate isomerase family mycothiol-dependent enzyme gives MTTPTPAPPQLYESITATAADIAALLTAGADPATRIPRSTWNVGEAAAHLALANELMAELAAGIDRPYGDGTPESLAAANADSLAEFTERDPAVLAGSVVAQAQAFVTTAADRPGDLPLVTPMGPLDLHTLGSYLLTHMLGHGWDLARALRRPHMIDRQRVELCLPFLVTAMPRVLDHGTVGRLSATYELRLRGGAPRFSAAFDEGALTVTEGAPPRPDCTIVTEPVTFLLIALGRCSPWGAMARGGILAWGRRPLLAPAFPGYFRAP, from the coding sequence ATGACCACCCCGACGCCGGCACCCCCGCAGCTGTACGAGTCGATCACCGCGACCGCGGCGGACATCGCCGCCCTGCTGACCGCCGGCGCCGACCCGGCGACCCGCATCCCCCGCTCCACCTGGAACGTCGGGGAGGCCGCAGCACACCTCGCGCTGGCCAACGAGCTGATGGCGGAGCTGGCGGCGGGCATCGACCGCCCCTACGGCGACGGGACCCCGGAGAGCCTGGCCGCCGCCAACGCCGACTCGTTGGCCGAGTTCACGGAACGCGATCCCGCGGTCCTGGCCGGGTCCGTCGTCGCACAGGCACAGGCCTTCGTCACCACGGCTGCCGATCGCCCCGGCGACCTGCCGCTGGTGACCCCCATGGGTCCGCTGGACCTGCACACGCTGGGGTCCTACCTGCTGACCCATATGCTCGGCCACGGCTGGGACCTGGCCCGGGCGCTGCGCCGGCCGCACATGATCGACCGTCAGCGGGTGGAGTTGTGCCTGCCGTTCCTGGTCACAGCGATGCCCCGGGTGCTCGACCACGGGACAGTCGGCCGGCTGAGCGCCACCTACGAGCTGCGGCTGCGCGGCGGCGCCCCCCGGTTCAGTGCCGCCTTCGACGAGGGCGCGCTCACCGTGACCGAGGGCGCACCGCCGCGCCCGGACTGCACCATCGTCACCGAGCCGGTGACCTTCCTGCTCATCGCCCTGGGGCGGTGCTCCCCCTGGGGTGCGATGGCCCGCGGAGGGATCCTCGCCTGGGGCCGCAGGCCGCTACTCGCCCCCGCCTTCCCCGGCTACTTCCGCGCCCCCTGA
- a CDS encoding glycosyl hydrolase family 28-related protein, which yields MSRSTTRAATRRAGRATRPPIRAALAVAAVTAAVVGLGVAPGGTAFASSTSSAGSGGPAGSPAVTRAALDPALVAGAGATVGFVEQEAEKAATDGTVIGPGTDAYTLAAEASGRSAVSLKPGQYVEFTLPAAANAINVRYSIPDAPTGGGITAPLDVSVNGKSRATMTLTSQYAWLYNQYPFSNDPNAGLLHPDWWITECSCVPSQTTPTPVITTPFRPNHFYDEQRLLLGRTYHAGDRIRLAVPAGSEASSTVIDLMDSQLVAPPKIDLVAADVLAFGADPTGRRDSADAIDRAIAFAQRTHLKVYIPPGTYQVNRHITVDNVTIEGAGNWYTVIKGHQVTLSTPAPDGSVHTGVGFYGKDASVGGSSNVHLSGFAIEGDVRERIDTDQVNGIGGALSNSTIDGLYIQHTKVGMWFDGPMTNLRISGNTIVDQIADGINFHTGVTNSVVSNNFIRNTGDDGLAMWSEKTEDANDTFDHNTVQTPVLANGIAIYGGTDNTVSNNLVADPIREGSGIQVGSRFGSEAFTGHLWITGNTTVRAGTFELNWKIGLGAIWFYALEKNINADIEVTGDNFLDNTYDAIMLVTDFPVKDQYSITNVHFKDIKVDGTGTDAVSARTAGSATFQNVVARNVGAVGVNNCGSFHFTAAGSEFSLTDLGGNTGGGTTGPWLAPWELPNTITCDDRPTVVVPPAPSPW from the coding sequence ATGTCACGGAGCACTACCAGGGCCGCAACAAGGCGAGCCGGGCGAGCCACCAGACCACCGATCAGGGCCGCGTTGGCGGTGGCAGCGGTGACCGCTGCCGTTGTGGGACTCGGTGTCGCCCCCGGCGGCACCGCCTTTGCGAGCTCGACCAGTTCAGCCGGTTCGGGCGGTCCGGCCGGCAGCCCTGCCGTCACCCGGGCGGCGCTCGACCCGGCGCTGGTGGCCGGGGCCGGCGCCACCGTGGGCTTCGTCGAACAGGAGGCCGAGAAGGCCGCCACCGACGGCACTGTGATCGGCCCGGGCACGGACGCCTACACCCTGGCGGCGGAGGCGTCCGGCCGCTCGGCGGTGAGCCTGAAGCCGGGCCAGTACGTCGAGTTCACCCTGCCCGCAGCGGCCAATGCGATCAATGTCCGCTACAGCATCCCCGACGCGCCGACCGGCGGCGGCATCACCGCCCCGCTGGACGTCTCGGTGAACGGCAAGAGCCGCGCCACCATGACGCTGACCTCGCAGTACGCCTGGCTCTACAACCAGTACCCGTTCTCCAACGACCCCAACGCGGGCCTGCTGCACCCGGACTGGTGGATCACCGAGTGCTCCTGCGTGCCGAGCCAGACCACGCCGACCCCGGTGATCACCACCCCGTTCCGCCCGAACCACTTCTACGACGAGCAGCGGCTGCTGCTCGGCCGCACCTACCACGCCGGTGACCGGATCCGGCTCGCGGTGCCCGCCGGGAGCGAGGCCTCGTCCACCGTCATCGACCTGATGGACTCCCAGCTGGTCGCCCCGCCCAAGATCGACCTGGTCGCGGCCGACGTACTGGCCTTCGGCGCCGACCCGACCGGGCGGCGCGACTCGGCCGACGCCATCGACCGGGCCATCGCCTTCGCCCAGCGGACCCACCTCAAGGTGTACATCCCGCCGGGCACCTACCAGGTGAACCGCCACATCACCGTCGACAACGTCACCATCGAGGGCGCCGGCAACTGGTACACCGTCATCAAGGGCCACCAGGTCACCCTGAGCACCCCGGCCCCGGACGGTTCGGTCCACACCGGCGTCGGCTTCTACGGCAAGGACGCCTCGGTCGGCGGCAGCAGCAACGTCCACCTGTCCGGTTTCGCGATCGAGGGCGACGTCCGCGAGCGCATCGACACCGACCAGGTGAACGGCATCGGCGGCGCGCTGAGCAACTCCACCATCGACGGCCTCTACATCCAGCACACCAAGGTGGGGATGTGGTTCGACGGGCCGATGACCAACCTCCGGATCAGCGGCAACACGATCGTCGACCAGATCGCCGACGGCATCAACTTCCACACCGGGGTGACGAACTCGGTCGTCTCGAACAACTTCATCCGCAACACCGGTGACGATGGCCTGGCCATGTGGTCCGAGAAGACCGAGGACGCCAACGACACCTTCGACCACAACACCGTGCAGACCCCGGTGCTCGCCAACGGCATCGCGATCTACGGCGGCACCGACAACACCGTGTCGAACAATCTGGTGGCCGACCCGATCCGGGAGGGCAGCGGCATCCAGGTCGGCTCCCGCTTCGGCTCCGAGGCGTTCACCGGGCACCTCTGGATCACCGGGAACACCACGGTCAGGGCCGGGACCTTCGAGCTGAACTGGAAGATCGGCCTGGGGGCCATCTGGTTCTACGCGCTGGAGAAGAACATCAACGCGGACATCGAGGTGACCGGGGACAACTTCCTCGACAACACCTATGACGCGATCATGCTGGTCACCGACTTCCCGGTGAAGGACCAGTACTCCATCACCAACGTCCACTTCAAGGACATCAAGGTCGACGGCACCGGCACCGACGCGGTCAGCGCCCGTACGGCCGGGTCCGCGACCTTCCAGAACGTGGTCGCCCGCAATGTCGGTGCGGTCGGCGTCAACAACTGCGGATCGTTCCACTTCACCGCTGCCGGGTCGGAGTTCTCGCTGACCGACCTCGGCGGCAACACCGGCGGCGGCACCACCGGGCCCTGGCTGGCCCCCTGGGAGCTGCCCAACACCATCACCTGCGACGACCGGCCGACGGTCGTCGTGCCACCGGCGCCGTCGCCCTGGTGA
- a CDS encoding flotillin family protein has product MFGYRVPAPDEAMLISGGRRGMGDAPFRVVTGHGAFVLPVFRKTRFLTLAMCEAEVAETCVTRQGIALTVKAVIAFKVGNDKESIVNAGQRFLSDQDQMSILTGRIFAGHLRSIIGSMTVEEIVTERQKLASEVLETSKTEMGTIGLTVDSLQIQSIDDGQTGYIAAMAAPHKAAIQRQAQIAQAMATQQSAEAQQSAERNQAEYARQTAVVRAQYSAEVDRAQAQAAQAGPLAQAHAQQEVLTAQTELAQRAAELRQQQLVAEIVKPAEAEAERIRVLALAEANRMKIQAEAAASYDRVALDRMLIDQLPQIVKEAAAGLQGANVNVLNGADGLGEIAAGLVGQGLTILDSVRQNLGTSSRAEKEERDSRDGKGPRPLTGRVELD; this is encoded by the coding sequence ATGTTCGGTTACAGGGTTCCCGCCCCCGACGAGGCGATGCTGATCTCCGGTGGCAGGCGCGGCATGGGGGACGCGCCGTTCCGCGTGGTCACCGGACACGGGGCGTTCGTGCTGCCGGTGTTCCGCAAGACGCGCTTCCTGACCCTGGCGATGTGCGAGGCGGAGGTCGCCGAGACCTGCGTGACCCGCCAGGGCATCGCGCTGACGGTGAAGGCGGTGATCGCCTTCAAGGTCGGCAACGACAAGGAGAGCATCGTCAACGCCGGTCAGCGCTTCCTCTCCGACCAGGACCAGATGTCGATCCTGACGGGCCGGATCTTCGCCGGTCACCTGCGCTCCATCATCGGCTCGATGACGGTCGAGGAGATCGTGACGGAGCGCCAGAAGCTGGCCTCCGAGGTCCTGGAGACCTCCAAGACCGAGATGGGGACGATCGGCCTGACCGTCGACTCGCTGCAGATCCAGTCGATCGACGACGGCCAGACCGGCTACATCGCCGCCATGGCCGCCCCGCACAAGGCCGCCATCCAGCGGCAGGCCCAGATCGCCCAGGCGATGGCCACCCAGCAGTCCGCCGAGGCGCAGCAGTCCGCCGAGCGGAACCAGGCCGAGTACGCCCGGCAGACCGCGGTGGTCCGGGCCCAGTACTCCGCCGAGGTGGACCGCGCCCAGGCCCAGGCCGCCCAGGCGGGCCCGCTGGCGCAGGCCCACGCCCAGCAGGAGGTGCTCACCGCGCAGACCGAGCTGGCCCAGCGGGCCGCCGAACTGCGCCAGCAGCAGCTGGTGGCCGAGATCGTGAAGCCCGCCGAGGCCGAGGCCGAGCGGATCAGGGTGCTCGCCCTGGCCGAGGCCAACCGGATGAAGATCCAGGCCGAGGCCGCCGCCTCGTACGACCGGGTGGCGCTGGACCGGATGCTGATCGACCAGCTGCCGCAGATCGTCAAGGAGGCCGCGGCCGGCCTCCAGGGCGCCAACGTCAATGTACTCAACGGCGCCGACGGGCTGGGCGAGATCGCGGCCGGACTGGTCGGCCAGGGGCTGACCATCCTGGACTCGGTCCGGCAGAACCTCGGCACCTCCAGTCGTGCCGAGAAGGAGGAGCGGGACAGTCGGGACGGCAAGGGCCCGCGCCCGCTGACCGGCCGCGTCGAGCTGGACTGA
- a CDS encoding MerR family transcriptional regulator: MSPDDLWSIGDLAEQAGVTVKTVRFYSDRGLLPEAARSSGGHRRYGPEALDRLRLIRSLRSLDLPVSEVGRILDREDALEDAIAGRLRELGSQLAALRWREAALHLLRDCSAEERADRLRLIGAVGTPPSTASLARFWRFLLPPRLPARLRGAIIEAAVPQPPADPTPSQVLAFARLHALTSDVRLGTDLCRPEFRCARDSYRPVVLYDGLGEAYALASADLRAQRPPQQGEALDCFVAAHAAAGGLRDGPGFRQQLSGLLVLTADPLVDRYWQLAGELTTPPSGPAEPTLGAAHDWLRAALDAQLVGAGRA; this comes from the coding sequence TTGTCGCCCGACGACCTGTGGAGTATCGGGGACCTCGCCGAGCAGGCCGGCGTCACCGTCAAGACCGTCCGCTTCTACTCCGACCGCGGCCTGCTGCCCGAGGCCGCCCGCAGTTCCGGCGGCCACCGGCGGTACGGACCCGAGGCCCTGGACCGGCTCCGGCTGATCCGTTCCTTGCGCAGCCTGGACCTGCCGGTCTCCGAGGTGGGCCGGATCCTGGACCGGGAGGACGCGCTGGAGGACGCCATCGCCGGGCGGCTGCGGGAACTCGGCTCGCAGTTGGCGGCGCTGCGCTGGCGCGAGGCCGCCCTGCACCTGCTGCGGGACTGCAGCGCCGAGGAGCGCGCCGACCGGCTGCGGCTGATCGGCGCCGTCGGTACGCCGCCGAGCACGGCGTCGCTGGCGCGCTTCTGGCGTTTCCTGCTGCCCCCGCGGCTCCCGGCCCGGCTACGGGGCGCGATCATCGAGGCTGCGGTACCGCAGCCTCCCGCCGATCCGACACCCTCACAGGTGCTGGCCTTCGCCCGGCTGCACGCCCTCACCTCGGACGTCCGCCTGGGCACCGACCTCTGCCGCCCAGAGTTCCGCTGCGCCAGGGACAGCTACCGCCCGGTCGTGCTCTACGACGGACTCGGCGAGGCATACGCCCTGGCCTCCGCGGACCTGCGGGCCCAACGACCGCCCCAGCAGGGCGAGGCGCTCGACTGCTTCGTCGCCGCCCACGCCGCCGCGGGCGGCCTTCGGGACGGCCCCGGCTTCCGGCAGCAGCTCAGCGGCCTGCTGGTGCTGACCGCCGATCCGCTGGTCGACCGCTACTGGCAGCTGGCCGGCGAGCTCACCACCCCGCCGTCCGGCCCGGCGGAGCCGACGCTCGGCGCGGCCCACGACTGGCTCCGGGCCGCACTGGACGCCCAACTCGTCGGAGCCGGACGGGCTTAG
- a CDS encoding MFS transporter, whose amino-acid sequence MEMTKEAQKAQEAARNPRRWVILAVLCLSALVLVIDNMVLTVSVPTIANSLKASAQDIQWIIDSYILVFAGMLLTAGSLADRFGRRRMLIIGLSLFGGASLLAAFAASPGELIAGRVLMGVGGALVMPSTLSILMTVFDAEELRKAFAIWGGASMIGLIGGPVVGGMVIAHFSWGAIFLMNVPVAAVAVVAAVVLMPESKGPWRKADPLGMALSMVGMTALVWTIIEAAREGLTRPGILAGIAVTLVSLVSFGIWETRVESPMAPLSLFRNRVFSASSFSLVLVTFANGGLMLVLTQYLQFVLGYSAMRTGVAFAPLAVAALVFNSLGVTLGAKIGNRTITVAGLLVIAAGFGALTTLSAHAGFGMVALGMMLIGAGAGLAMPAATTALMSAIPTEHAGVGSALNDTVQQAGAALGVAVLGTVLSSTFTDSMPASAPEAARHSVSVALSLAASTGDSALATAAREAFTSAMSASFVVGACGVLVAAVLALVLMRNGKPVVDEAADEVVAEAEPVVEPASV is encoded by the coding sequence ATGGAAATGACGAAGGAAGCGCAGAAGGCGCAGGAGGCGGCGCGCAACCCGCGCCGTTGGGTGATCCTGGCGGTGCTCTGCCTCAGCGCGCTGGTGCTGGTCATCGACAACATGGTGCTGACGGTGTCGGTGCCGACCATCGCGAACAGTCTGAAGGCGAGCGCCCAGGACATCCAGTGGATCATCGACTCCTACATCCTGGTCTTCGCCGGGATGCTGCTCACTGCCGGCAGCCTGGCCGACCGCTTCGGCCGCCGGCGGATGCTGATCATCGGGCTCTCGCTCTTCGGGGGCGCCTCGCTGCTGGCGGCCTTCGCCGCTAGCCCGGGAGAACTGATCGCCGGACGGGTGCTGATGGGAGTCGGCGGCGCCCTGGTGATGCCCAGCACGCTGTCCATCCTGATGACCGTGTTCGACGCCGAGGAGCTGCGCAAGGCCTTCGCGATCTGGGGCGGGGCGTCCATGATCGGCCTGATCGGCGGCCCGGTGGTCGGCGGGATGGTGATCGCCCACTTCTCCTGGGGCGCGATCTTCCTGATGAACGTTCCGGTCGCCGCCGTCGCCGTCGTGGCCGCTGTCGTGCTGATGCCCGAGTCCAAGGGCCCGTGGCGCAAGGCGGACCCGCTGGGCATGGCGCTGTCGATGGTGGGCATGACCGCGCTGGTCTGGACGATCATCGAGGCGGCGCGGGAGGGTCTGACCCGTCCGGGCATCCTGGCCGGCATCGCGGTGACGCTGGTGAGCCTGGTCTCCTTCGGGATCTGGGAGACCCGGGTCGAGTCCCCGATGGCCCCGCTGAGCCTGTTCCGCAACCGGGTGTTCAGCGCCTCCAGCTTCTCGCTGGTCCTGGTGACCTTCGCCAACGGCGGGCTGATGCTGGTGCTGACCCAGTACCTGCAGTTCGTCCTGGGCTACTCGGCGATGCGGACCGGGGTGGCCTTCGCCCCGCTGGCCGTCGCCGCGCTGGTCTTCAACTCCCTCGGCGTCACCCTGGGCGCGAAGATCGGCAACCGCACCATCACCGTCGCCGGACTGCTGGTGATCGCCGCCGGGTTCGGCGCGCTGACCACGCTCTCGGCTCACGCCGGCTTCGGGATGGTCGCCCTGGGCATGATGCTGATCGGCGCGGGCGCCGGGCTGGCGATGCCGGCCGCGACCACGGCCCTGATGAGCGCGATCCCCACCGAGCACGCCGGGGTGGGCTCGGCCCTCAACGACACCGTTCAGCAGGCCGGGGCCGCGCTGGGGGTCGCCGTCCTGGGCACCGTCCTCTCCAGCACCTTCACCGACTCGATGCCCGCGTCGGCCCCCGAGGCCGCACGCCACTCGGTATCCGTCGCGCTGTCGCTGGCCGCGAGCACCGGTGACAGCGCGCTGGCCACCGCTGCCCGGGAGGCCTTCACCTCCGCGATGTCCGCCAGCTTTGTGGTCGGGGCCTGCGGTGTCCTGGTCGCGGCGGTCCTGGCGCTGGTGCTGATGCGCAACGGCAAGCCTGTGGTCGATGAGGCCGCCGACGAGGTCGTTGCCGAGGCCGAGCCGGTGGTGGAACCCGCGAGCGTCTGA
- a CDS encoding TetR/AcrR family transcriptional regulator: MSADQQGLPSVWTRPQRSRRDQPALSRDQIVAAAMELLDAEGIEALSMRKLGTRLNAGATSMYSHVTNKDELVELVVDQVYGEISLAGLDGSTDWRTAVTRLAHGLREGFLRHPWIVSALGQVGMASLGPNLLRLSEALLGVFEEAGYPLQAAERGMNTVSAYVIGVASTEAAWLTLLARSGQSQQEWVERFWPAAEQAVQGHPRLRRLYAAQRQGFDADSSRGDSFDEGLACILDGLEARLGRPSD, encoded by the coding sequence ATGTCGGCCGACCAGCAGGGGCTTCCATCGGTATGGACCCGTCCGCAGCGATCACGCCGGGACCAGCCGGCGCTGAGCCGGGACCAGATCGTGGCGGCAGCCATGGAACTGCTGGACGCCGAGGGCATCGAAGCCCTGAGCATGCGCAAGCTCGGCACCCGGCTGAACGCCGGCGCCACCTCGATGTACTCGCATGTGACCAACAAGGACGAACTGGTCGAGCTGGTCGTGGACCAGGTCTACGGCGAGATCAGCCTGGCCGGCCTCGACGGGTCAACCGACTGGCGCACCGCCGTGACCCGGCTCGCCCACGGCCTGCGGGAGGGATTCCTGCGGCACCCCTGGATCGTCTCGGCGCTCGGCCAGGTGGGCATGGCCTCGCTCGGTCCGAACCTGCTCCGGCTGTCCGAGGCGCTGCTGGGCGTGTTCGAGGAGGCCGGCTACCCGCTGCAGGCCGCCGAGCGGGGGATGAACACGGTCAGCGCCTATGTGATCGGCGTGGCCTCGACCGAGGCGGCCTGGCTGACCCTGCTCGCCCGCAGCGGTCAGAGCCAGCAGGAGTGGGTGGAGCGCTTCTGGCCGGCCGCCGAGCAGGCGGTCCAGGGGCATCCGCGGCTGCGCCGGCTCTACGCGGCACAGCGCCAGGGCTTCGACGCCGACAGCAGCCGGGGCGACAGCTTCGACGAGGGGCTCGCATGCATCCTCGACGGCCTGGAGGCCCGGCTGGGGCGCCCGTCCGACTGA
- a CDS encoding sigma-70 family RNA polymerase sigma factor, whose protein sequence is MTTTSTTEDVDAAEEPLELRLERFRRELTGYCYRMLGSVFEAEDAVQETMVRAWRGHERFEGRSSLRSWLYRIATNVCLDALKGRSNRARPMDLGGPVTVATASETILPEVTWIGPVPDGRVVAEAADPAEVAAQRDSVRLAFVAALQRLAPRQRAVLILREVLGWHANEVAELLGSSTASVNSALQRARSTLAACEPATTDPARPLDDEQAALLARYVRAFESYDMEGLVRLLHEDAVLSMPPFAMWLRGQEEICGWMLGPGHGCRDSRLIPVVANGAPAFGQYRPSPDGGHAPWALQVLEISAGRIVGLNSFLDTEALFPLFGLPPRLERAGLEQAGQGQQG, encoded by the coding sequence ATGACGACGACGTCCACCACCGAGGACGTCGATGCCGCGGAGGAGCCCCTTGAGCTCCGGCTCGAACGGTTCCGCAGGGAGCTGACCGGCTACTGCTACCGGATGCTCGGCTCGGTCTTCGAGGCCGAGGACGCGGTGCAGGAGACCATGGTCCGTGCCTGGCGCGGACATGAGCGCTTCGAGGGCCGCTCCTCGCTGCGCTCCTGGCTGTACCGGATCGCCACCAATGTCTGCCTGGACGCGCTGAAGGGGCGCAGCAACCGGGCCAGGCCGATGGACCTGGGCGGCCCGGTCACGGTCGCGACGGCCTCGGAGACGATCCTCCCGGAGGTGACCTGGATCGGCCCGGTCCCCGACGGCCGGGTGGTGGCCGAGGCGGCCGACCCGGCGGAGGTGGCCGCCCAGCGGGACTCCGTGCGGCTGGCGTTCGTCGCGGCGCTGCAGCGGCTCGCGCCCAGGCAGCGGGCCGTGCTGATCCTGCGTGAGGTCCTCGGCTGGCATGCGAACGAGGTCGCCGAACTCCTCGGCTCCAGCACGGCCTCGGTGAACAGCGCGCTGCAGCGGGCCAGGTCGACCCTGGCGGCCTGCGAGCCCGCGACCACCGACCCGGCCCGCCCGCTGGACGACGAGCAGGCGGCGCTGCTGGCCCGCTACGTCCGGGCCTTCGAGAGCTACGACATGGAGGGGCTGGTACGGCTGCTGCACGAGGACGCCGTGCTGTCGATGCCCCCGTTCGCGATGTGGCTGCGCGGCCAGGAGGAGATCTGCGGCTGGATGCTGGGCCCGGGTCACGGCTGCCGGGATTCGCGGCTGATACCGGTGGTCGCCAACGGCGCGCCGGCGTTCGGGCAGTACCGGCCGAGCCCGGACGGCGGTCATGCGCCGTGGGCGCTGCAGGTGCTGGAGATCTCAGCCGGGCGGATCGTCGGGCTGAACAGCTTCCTCGACACCGAGGCCCTGTTCCCGCTGTTCGGGCTGCCCCCACGGCTGGAACGGGCCGGGCTGGAGCAGGCCGGGCAGGGCCAGCAGGGGTAG
- a CDS encoding Tat pathway signal sequence domain protein, whose protein sequence is MRTARSTRTRLTGRTGVIGAAFLASAAVLVGAGSANAAASASPTVSASPSAAATAAPSPTRDATAVPSARPTEPPRAVASAGQVGAVPKGAPDTGVAPVASQGGGDTAAVTGAAAAGAILVGGAGVVLLRRRTRAQG, encoded by the coding sequence ATGCGTACAGCTCGTTCAACTCGTACTCGTCTTACCGGTCGCACCGGTGTCATCGGCGCCGCGTTCCTCGCCAGCGCCGCGGTGCTGGTCGGCGCGGGGTCCGCGAACGCCGCCGCGTCGGCGTCGCCGACCGTCTCGGCGAGCCCGAGTGCCGCCGCCACCGCGGCTCCGAGCCCCACCCGGGACGCCACCGCCGTCCCGTCGGCCCGGCCGACCGAGCCGCCGAGGGCCGTCGCGTCGGCGGGCCAGGTCGGTGCCGTGCCGAAGGGGGCGCCGGACACCGGGGTCGCGCCGGTCGCGTCCCAGGGTGGTGGCGACACGGCCGCGGTGACCGGTGCGGCGGCGGCCGGCGCGATCCTGGTCGGCGGAGCGGGCGTCGTGCTGCTGCGCCGTCGGACCAGGGCTCAGGGCTGA
- a CDS encoding class F sortase — translation MPTKSVRVLLTAVVAALLVSGCGSGSTAVQTASAGGSSAAGSASTAPSATPSAAPSSTAPQALAKSVPVRLQIPGIGVDTPVMRLGLAADGSVQVPPIEVNAPAGWYQGSPTPGQVGPSVILAHVTVGKYGDGVFLHLSRLKQGDRVVARLQDGKSAVFTVYRVQTVAKADFPTAAVYGNVNRPELRLITCGGPRNSAGNGYLDNVVVYAALTAEQ, via the coding sequence TTGCCGACGAAGAGCGTGCGGGTCCTGCTGACCGCCGTGGTCGCGGCACTGCTGGTGTCGGGTTGCGGCAGCGGATCGACGGCGGTGCAGACAGCGTCTGCGGGGGGCTCGTCCGCGGCCGGGTCCGCTTCGACGGCGCCTAGCGCGACGCCGTCCGCCGCACCGTCCTCGACGGCGCCGCAGGCGCTCGCCAAGTCGGTCCCGGTCCGGCTGCAGATCCCCGGCATCGGCGTCGACACCCCGGTGATGCGGCTCGGTCTGGCCGCGGACGGAAGCGTGCAGGTGCCGCCGATCGAGGTGAACGCCCCGGCCGGCTGGTACCAGGGCTCCCCGACGCCGGGCCAGGTCGGCCCCTCGGTGATCCTGGCCCATGTCACGGTCGGCAAGTACGGCGACGGCGTCTTTCTGCACCTCTCCCGGCTCAAGCAGGGCGACCGCGTGGTCGCGCGGCTGCAGGACGGCAAGTCGGCGGTCTTCACCGTGTACCGGGTGCAGACGGTCGCCAAGGCGGATTTCCCGACAGCTGCCGTGTACGGGAACGTCAACCGCCCGGAACTGCGTCTGATCACCTGCGGCGGCCCGAGGAACAGCGCCGGGAACGGCTACCTAGACAACGTGGTGGTCTACGCCGCGCTGACAGCGGAGCAGTAG
- a CDS encoding RNA polymerase sigma factor, translating into MSRSQDTAASELFAALYPALAGWCRRLTDDDGTAHEIAAEAFTRLWARWTNVEEPRGFLYVTAANLVRDHWRRLERERRALRRVTAEAVVNGQSGEGADPSVRLLVQSLPLRLRTPVLLYYYADLPIREVAVLTGRKEGTVKADLHAARELLRSRLGGHLDHTH; encoded by the coding sequence TTGAGCCGGTCACAGGACACCGCAGCGTCCGAGCTGTTCGCTGCCCTCTACCCGGCTCTCGCCGGGTGGTGCCGTCGTCTGACCGACGACGACGGCACCGCCCACGAGATCGCCGCGGAGGCGTTCACCCGGCTGTGGGCGCGTTGGACCAACGTGGAGGAGCCGCGCGGCTTCCTCTACGTCACGGCGGCCAATCTGGTCCGCGACCACTGGCGCAGGCTGGAGCGGGAACGGAGGGCGCTGCGCCGGGTGACCGCGGAGGCCGTGGTCAACGGGCAGTCGGGCGAGGGCGCCGACCCCTCGGTCCGGCTGCTGGTCCAGTCGCTCCCGCTGCGGCTGCGCACCCCGGTGCTGCTGTACTACTACGCTGATCTGCCGATCCGGGAGGTGGCTGTGCTGACGGGGCGCAAGGAAGGGACAGTCAAGGCCGATCTCCACGCGGCACGGGAACTACTGCGCAGCAGGCTGGGGGGACACCTTGATCACACCCATTGA